AGGAGAGTGCAGGAAGCCAGCAGCCCACCAGTATGAGTAGGATCAGGCCAAACGTACGTGCTAGCCGGATATCCATCCTCATGCGGGCCTGGCCTGTCCCTGCTGCTCCCTGGAGGCTGGTCATGGAGGACACGTGGCGGTGGGCTTTCCACAGGATGAGAACATAAGCCCACAAAATGAGAGCCAGAAGCACCAGTATGAAGGTTGTCCAACATGCCAGATAGCCCTGGTTGATGTAGGGAAACAGGTGTGAGCATTGTGGAGAAAGTACTGTGGGACACCTCCAGCCCATCAAAGGCAAGAAGGAGATGAAGATGGTGGCGCTCCAGAGGCTGAGCAGACTCAGCAGGGCTCGCCGACGGGTAAGCAGCACCTTATAGCTGGATGCCTGGTGGATGCAGAGGTAGCGGTCCAGAGCGGTCAGCAGTAAACTCCCCACTGAGCTGGTAAAGGCCATGGTGACACCACCTAATTTGAAGAGGTAGGCAGTAGGACCGTCCCTGCGGCGAAAGAGGTGAAAATCCAGGAAGCTGGTGGTGAAGAAGCAGCTGGCGAAGACATCAGCCAGAGCAAGGCTGGCAATGAACAGGTATGAAGGCCGCTGCCGGAGGGTGGCTGTGGCAGTGATCACTCCCAACACAAGAGCGTTTTCCAGCAGTGTGATAGGACCTGCCAGGAAACAGATGGAGCCGATGGCTGTCTTCTCTGCCTTGGTGAGAACCATGTAGCATTCCAGATTCTCACAAGACCTGTTAACtgtgagaaaaacacaagtttATATCAGGACAGATTTGGGCAAGTACTGAAACTACAACTTTCATTATAAATGcaagtatttcttttttgtttagattatttttggggcattttaggcctttattttgataggacagtgGACGACAtaaaaagggaggggggggggatgacatgcagcaaNNNNNNNNNNGTTGGAGTAAAACCCAGGCCCACTGCGTCGAGAAGTACACCTCTAAATATGGCCGCCCGCTCTACCAGATGAGCTATCTGGGTAGGGCAATGGCAAGGcaatgtatatgtgtgtatatatatatatatagtacatatataAGGCTGCATACCTATTGATGATGAGGTGTTCTCTTTAGCTTCTTTGATCTCCCATTCCTCCATTTCAACTGTTACTGCTTGGGCCAACACTATTACAAGTAGATagaaaaacacagcaagaaatttaaatctgttgttttttatggattaacacaaaaaaactgaacataTCTGTAGCAAAACATATATAGCAggaaacaatgttaaaataaaaaatttgtactgcagctttcccttttttccagTATTACCTTAATTTCCAGAgcacataaaaaacaatacatggAAAAAATGATATAATCAGATTTTATCCACATGGTTATTGTGTCATTATATGATTGATAACAAACCTGGTTTACATTAAGCGGATGAAACAGGCAACTTCCTGTGGAGAAACAAATAGAGTTATGTCACCGTTATGTCTTTTCCTCTCTACGTCAATATTGAAATTGGTGCTTAAAAGGAACATTACCATTTAGGAGGAAGACAGAAAGTCGTTTAGAGATCAGAGCAAACAGACAATAATTATTACAGAATCTCCTGGGGTTCATATTGAAGGAAATAGTCGCAAGGAGCCATGGTTTAAAGCAAGGAGCCATGGTTTAAAGCAAGGAGCCATGTTTTAAAGCAAGCCATAAACCACTTCTCAAGAAAAAATGACTGAATTTTGATTAAGAAATTGTTTAAATGCACATATCTCATGAATATTTGAGCATATGGGCCCACAGCCCATAGTATGATGCTGTTGTCTTTTTATCAAGTGTGTCCAATGAAACTTAAAACATCTTTGCAAGACATTCTCTGTAATTTAAATGCTTTCATAAATGAACTGAGCTAGTCAGAGAATTCATATTTAATCCACATTTCCACTATCACTTTGGCATGGATTGTTCTGTAAGTGCATTCAGTTATCTGCAAATGAACATTACAACAAGCTCATGTTGTTGGCCGATTGTCATGTTTAACAGGATGAACACTGCCCCCTTTTGGAATTAGATGGGATTGTGTTGCAATGAAACTGAATTGGTGGGTGGGTGAAGGTCACCATAGAGATGAACAATCTCCTGCAGAGTGCATCACCTGTATGCAATCAATAGATTAAACCAAGTGTGCAGCCAGGAAGTTGCTCTTAGAGGATTTGATTAAAATGCTGTGATGAACAGAAAGTGGTCGCCTATAATTACGGAGCAGCTTAAGCAGAAAGAATATATTTTACAAGCCAAAACATGACCcaaacacataaaataaatgtaaataacactaatgttaaaaaaaagaataagctGAGAATTATTGATAAATTACATAAAAGGCGACATTAAAATGCATCAAGGGAAGCAGTAGGCTTTCAGATAGGAGCTTTTAAATATGATGTGTATAAGTGATTAAGAGGGGAACACTTCCACCTAATCAGGTCACTGTGCCTGTCAACCAATTGTTTTCTGATTATTCTTTTTCCAACGaccattgttttggttttttattacaaatgtgACACTGCGTTATGAAAGCACAGAAGTGGTGCAGAAGTGGTGAAAGTAGGGCCCTTATGGACTGCAGGGACAATATTTCCCAATTGAACCATGGGCAATGGGTGCAAGCACTTGTGGATATTACACCACCTCAGGCTGTGTTCTACCTTGTGAAGAATCTGGATTTccaaattgctttttttttttactcttacgaACCAGTTATTCtttgaaaaaagaacattgcctattaaagaaagcagcagcacacacagaaaacttaatttgaaatgaaataaacatacagGCATCTATTTAAGTAAAATCCCTGGCGACACGCACACTAAAATATTATGTGGCAATAGCCCCTTGAGACACTGTTTTACAATACGACATTGTTTCAAAATATAACAGAGCCCCGCACAagtagaaaaaaattgaaatcagTAATCATTTTTTAGTAAAAGCAGAAAATATAAGCATTATAAAATAGGTCAAATGCAGCATGTCTACTGCATAAATGCACATGTTgaatacaagacaaaaacagacaacacgTTTTTACTCATGACTTCTAAAAAGCATGTCTAATTTCACAGAGATAACTAAAtacaaatttattttattactagAATTATTACTACTGTTACTAGATTTTAAACCTGTAATAAAATAACCTTTGAAGATCTTACCTTATGTGCTCTCTTGTGTGTGGTTTCCtagtttatttcctgttttaggTGAACCAAATGAAGTCTCTTAGCAACTGAACAAACCAGCATGACCTACAGATCTGACTGGTTCATGAGTGAGGGGAAGAAAACGAGGTTGTCTGTGATGACacgagagggggagggagggagagagagtgagagaaccAGATTGAGAGAGACGAAGGAGCCCAAATGATCTATGAGAAGTACAGCTGGAGTCTGTGATGAAACTCAGAATAATGCCATAGCAGTGAAGTccaattttcatttgtttggtTATATGTAATAGATGTGAAAAGGGACAAGAAGTAACATTTATCCAGAAATAGAGACCAACTGTAGTGATCACACAATTTGCAGCAAACAGGGTCAGGATGAACTCAGGGGAGGAGAGCACTCAAACAAGTGTGAAAAAACATGTTGataaaaaagggggagaaaCACACCACCttttattcaacaaaaaaagcaatgaagttaccttaaaaaaatatctttggCTTTTAAATCCATTACTCCAAAGCTGAGAGTGTTCAAATGCATTAATTACCTGATAAGGGGACCTTGTGCCAAAAATGTGATATGTTTTACACAGTCAAGGCagcaacaaaagacattttgctGTTGAATTACTCCTAATTTGGCAGCAAGATTTTTCCCTTCCACCTCTATAGCTAATTACTCTCCACTTATCTTCATTTGAAAGACAACATATATCATCTCACATGCATAGTCCttatgctatatatatatatatatatatatatatatatatatatatatatatatatatatatatatatattacaacaTACTGCTTCAAGGATGACAAGAATACCTTGattgctaaaaaaagaaaagaaaaaaagacttaacTCTTCCTGCTATGTTATTTTAAAGATTACACATGTGCACATTTAGTCTTGCTGTCACACTTCGTGTTTGATACTTGTTTACATCTACTCCACAGTAAGTACGGAGGTGTGTAAACCAGCCTTCATTGAAAATTCACAAAGATTCAGAATCTCCACTGAAGCCAGTGGGTGGGTCAGGGTGTAATACTGCTTGCAATACAAGAGGGGGCAATGCTAAGCAACCATGCACTAGTGGACATGACAAGGGACTCAGTAACCTCCAGTGAAAGGTTGTTCAGTCTTTTAATCTTAATCATTCATCATAGATACAACATATGAACTCAACAAGTGGTCCCTTCACCAATTAAGGCTGTTTAATTTGGCTTATGCCCCTCTGGTGAATTTAAACTGCATTAGTAGTTCGATTCCAATTAATCAGGTCATGAAATCACATACCTAAGGCATTCTGAAATGAATTAACATcctattttagaaaaaaaaactatgctaGATGAAACAGAAACTGGGACTAACAAATACATCAAATGACAAGACACAAAAAATAGGACAGAAAGAAAGGTTTTGTCATGTCTATACAGCTTTCAGGTAAATTGTGCTTTGAAGCTAGACGAGTCTTGAAATAAGACAGTGAAATCTGTTGCACCgtgtcctctcctcctctgaccTGATGGACCCAGAAGGCAGGAAATGTGATTAGGAGCTGACAGCACAGCTTGAATAAGATTTCTTCTCAGTCACTGTCTGGCCAGAATGAAGCACAAGAGCACCGACCACAGGACAGAATACAGCCTGAAATGTTCAATTATCAGTTGGATTACATCATCCACACAATGCCCTTTTTAGATATCACCCTGGACGCAAACATCAGGGCTCGGTTGGCTATTTAATTTTGGTTGAATAATCAAATTTCCTCTCCTCATTTCCACATGGTCAGATCTTCAGACAGCAAGATCAGATCACTGATgtgaaaaacacaagaaaaatggAACATATAGGACACAAAAATCGAATTACTTTACAGTAAATGCTTTAATAACACGAAATAGGATTTGGTTCTTAGAATAATATAATGcaattgtaaaatgtttaaatttagaaattaaaactgtaattgCCAACAGAACACTTCACACGGGAACATGTAAGAATtctttaaaatgtggaaaatgtttCAAAGAACTCTTgcatttttgttcatttttcttttcgCCCTTCCCACCCATTTACAATACTCATGTAGGTTagtaaactgtaaaactaatttCTGACGTCACGTTCTCAATAATTGTTTTATCATTTggatttttcatattttaacatttgtgaGTGAAGACGGGAAGTCGTTTAGAGATCAGGGAAAACAGACAACAATCATTACAGAATCTGCTGGGGCTGATGTTGAAGGAAATAGTTTGGTAGCGATTTTTCTGTAAGTGCATTTAATTATCTGCAAATGAACATTATAACAAACTCATGTTGTTGGCCTATTATCATATAACAGGATGAAGACCGCCCCCTTTTGGAATTAGATGGGATTGTGTTGCAATAAAACTGAATCGGTGAGTGAAGGTCACCATAGAGAGGAACAATCTCCTGTAGTGGGTCCAATGAATGAATGGTTTTAAGAATAATCAGCTCACCACAAATCTcactgtatttctcagtatggctatgttcagaagactgTGTGGTCTGGTGAgaagcttgagtgaagataattagcCTACCTCTTCGGACCTCTACCGtttcctccttggctactagcaactgcgtggagaaGGGAGGGGGGCTTGTATGATGTGGACATGCTGACAGTTGTactgtcattacttagaattcctcatgacGGCGACAGAAACCACGCACCATAGTTGACTGAGGTTGGCCTCATTAAAAGTGACGTTGAGAGACAGACAAGTCAAAAGCAGTTAcacaacaagataaaaacaacaaagatccAGATACACATTGATATCCAGTGGTTTGGGATCATGGTTTTGAACTGTGCATAGGTAGGACGAGTATCGATCTTAAAGTGTGTTGAAGGTAGTTCCAAAAACCAGGAGCATTAAAAGATGAGGCAGGTTTTCCCCGATTAGATATAATCAATGATTAATCATGCATTATTGAGTGTTACCTTTTTTTACTCAACTGGAAGGTCTCAAATTCCCAGCGAGAAATACAGAAGACTTTATCTCAGTGTCCTCAATATCTACAGTCCTTATTGCACTGATGTCAAATAAGAAACAGCACCTAGTCTTGTGTTCTTCTGGCCCATTGTTTTACTGCCATCCATTACAGAGCAGTTGAAAAGAGCAGGAAGTGTGTTGAGTTTTATGAACATTTCAGTGCATTTAGAGTTTTGCTTAAAAGGCATTTTAATCTCGAGAAAGAAATCTGAATGCCAGACATCTCAGAACCTggacaacaaaatgttgagttAATGATCCAACAAACTTATCAATGTGATGTGGGCCTGTAAAAATCTTGATTCTCCATATGGCCAGCTTGACGGAGGGTGGAACTGAAACATTGTGTTAAATGTGACATTTACTTGAAACACATGatgatacatttcatttatttatatattgtttcTTTTCAGAAGACAGGGGTATCTTATAGGGAATGAATATTTATGTGCTAATCTGCCAcagttcaatgttttttttgatgtattgaTTGTAAAGATGGAGATGTGTGTCTTTGACTAGACTATATGCAAGTGTTCAATAATGGCAATATACACGTTCCTTGTAAGAGTGGATTCAGGCTCTTTTGTTATGCCACTGTGCCCCCACCAAGCTAGACGGGAGAGATATAGCAAAACTTGGCAACAAATGGGGGAGATGTCATTTGAATGTGCTTGCTGGTATTACAAAAGATCTTTGATATGGGCCAAACTTGCTGATTGGTGTGAAACTGTTTCTTTCCCTCTTCACTTTGTGTGGGTGTTTCACAACACATTTCAGACTCTTCAAATTCATGTGAAAAACATTCACACAATAAATACTGCAAATGGCCTATGAGACAGAGATTTGGTGACTGTCTTTCTGTATGCAGCCTATCTATGCTGTGTAAAAGAAAACTATGGTTGTGTTGTTTTGAATATATTTTCCATTCCAATTTTCAGGATGGCCGTAGCTACATTTATGTGTGACATGTTTATACTGAAACCCTTTGCCGCCAGTAGTTTTGTACAGAAGCCTATGTGACCACTCAGATATGGAGATTTGTCCACCTACTATGTTCTGTATAACCTACAGACGCCTCAGTGACCTACTTTCCATAGTTGTCACTTGATGGGAACTGCCCCCTTTCGATGGTTGCTTTGCTTTGGGGTGTGTCCTTCCATGGCCTGCAGCTGTGA
The Etheostoma spectabile isolate EspeVRDwgs_2016 chromosome 6, UIUC_Espe_1.0, whole genome shotgun sequence genome window above contains:
- the cnr2 gene encoding cannabinoid receptor 2, which gives rise to MEEWEIKEAKENTSSSIVNRSCENLECYMVLTKAEKTAIGSICFLAGPITLLENALVLGVITATATLRQRPSYLFIASLALADVFASCFFTTSFLDFHLFRRRDGPTAYLFKLGGVTMAFTSSVGSLLLTALDRYLCIHQASSYKVLLTRRRALLSLLSLWSATIFISFLPLMGWRCPTVLSPQCSHLFPYINQGYLACWTTFILVLLALILWAYVLILWKAHRHVSSMTSLQGAAGTGQARMRMDIRLARTFGLILLILVGCWLPALSFMLADVSVLLTHTQQRAFAFCSTLCLVNSAVNPLLYALRCRELRVALLQLLQRLCETGRCTKTTDDLTTELPSTEDICTAFTENDELPKTRTTRLNSISEIVKHSEAEL